The following are encoded in a window of Salinibacter ruber DSM 13855 genomic DNA:
- a CDS encoding AAA family ATPase encodes MLRELRCENYKAFGDETRFPLSSLTVLVGPNNAGKSTALDLVRLTKNGHSLDLTSGRGRLRRFENLLCNREPESLTLGRRISTEVASSPGKSGGPTFHLADDLSLESIFVPFRNGFVLKRWDVFLHPAGDRGSAEQRILSKSVEVGPVNEVGAEPAKPAQDPLDWLTREEGEESNNDAMPSELWFGLL; translated from the coding sequence ATGCTCCGCGAACTTCGCTGTGAGAACTACAAGGCGTTTGGAGACGAGACGCGTTTTCCACTGTCTTCTCTTACGGTGCTGGTGGGCCCGAATAACGCAGGCAAGAGCACGGCACTCGACCTCGTACGTCTGACGAAGAATGGACACAGCCTGGATCTGACATCGGGCCGCGGGAGACTTCGCAGGTTCGAAAACCTGTTATGCAACCGGGAGCCAGAATCTCTGACGCTGGGGAGACGAATTTCAACAGAGGTGGCTTCAAGTCCTGGAAAATCCGGTGGTCCAACTTTTCACCTCGCAGATGATCTCTCGCTTGAGTCTATATTCGTGCCGTTCAGAAATGGATTCGTGCTCAAGCGTTGGGACGTGTTTCTGCATCCGGCAGGAGACCGAGGATCAGCCGAGCAGAGAATACTTTCGAAAAGTGTCGAGGTAGGTCCCGTAAATGAGGTCGGCGCCGAGCCGGCGAAGCCCGCGCAAGATCCATTGGACTGGCTCACTCGGGAAGAGGGTGAGGAGTCCAATAATGACGCCATGCCCAGTGAACTGTGGTTCGGACTACTTTGA
- a CDS encoding IS3 family transposase: protein MAGKTKDFSARNLQASQACPTLKTAAKRDFFQYIEVWYNRKRLHSALGYVSPVEFEAQHHPPRETSLAAEG from the coding sequence ATTGCGGGCAAGACCAAAGACTTCTCAGCGCGTAACCTGCAGGCCTCTCAGGCCTGCCCCACGCTCAAAACAGCAGCGAAGCGGGACTTTTTCCAGTACATCGAGGTGTGGTATAATCGAAAACGCCTCCACTCAGCGCTTGGATATGTGAGCCCGGTGGAGTTTGAAGCACAGCATCATCCCCCCAGGGAAACCTCCCTGGCGGCTGAAGGGTGA
- a CDS encoding transposase: MQRYAPWDNAPTAGEFKLQVVPEALQSEGTDAEVARAYDVHPVTLSGWKTKLKENGSRAFGGSDELKEKKEKIAKLERMVGQKEVEIALLKNFLGES, from the coding sequence ATCCAACGATACGCACCATGGGACAACGCACCTACAGCCGGAGAATTTAAGCTCCAAGTCGTACCCGAAGCGCTCCAGTCCGAAGGAACCGACGCGGAGGTCGCCAGGGCCTACGACGTTCATCCTGTTACGCTCTCCGGCTGGAAGACGAAGCTGAAAGAAAACGGCTCCAGAGCCTTTGGCGGCTCCGACGAGTTGAAGGAGAAGAAGGAGAAAATCGCCAAACTCGAACGCATGGTCGGTCAGAAGGAAGTCGAAATCGCCCTGCTGAAGAATTTTTTGGGCGAGAGCTGA
- a CDS encoding DUF6731 family protein, giving the protein MARNVKLDYYRVSVPDPNLDLSDALENLLGHPEDSEERLVYDGENVNWAYQLEHDGQYYKGDIVRVDMERGATKAEVLGDLEPVKLSEGEGMGYRTAFLYDPQLNTLVLQATRRGITPSRFAFFFNVFSDASQDIELLPYMRQDGMDRLNRLEKAHVFSVKIGNTGTAASLQNTGHSAKQKIEGLAEHVEAPKMEIRFTCGRQWRSENLDLDAIRNSIAEFITPDGEIEAEEIRINGRGPDDQSEKIRLVEEHFRDEMSVEPGNFRILPYQARVQNLEASYRRNQGAIRELRS; this is encoded by the coding sequence ATGGCTAGAAATGTTAAGCTTGACTACTACCGAGTTTCCGTTCCCGACCCAAATCTGGACTTGTCAGATGCATTAGAAAACCTTTTGGGGCATCCTGAGGATAGCGAGGAGCGGCTTGTATACGATGGTGAAAATGTGAACTGGGCTTACCAGTTGGAACACGACGGACAGTACTATAAAGGCGACATTGTTCGAGTTGACATGGAGCGGGGTGCGACGAAAGCTGAAGTATTAGGGGACCTTGAGCCGGTGAAGCTCTCTGAAGGTGAAGGAATGGGGTACCGGACGGCTTTTTTGTACGACCCTCAGCTGAACACTTTGGTGCTGCAGGCAACCAGGCGCGGTATTACTCCATCTCGTTTCGCATTTTTTTTCAATGTTTTTAGCGATGCCAGTCAAGATATTGAACTCTTACCCTACATGCGTCAAGACGGAATGGATCGGCTTAACCGGTTAGAAAAAGCACACGTCTTTTCTGTGAAGATCGGAAACACGGGTACGGCGGCGTCTCTTCAGAACACTGGGCATTCTGCAAAACAAAAAATAGAAGGTCTTGCAGAGCACGTAGAGGCTCCTAAAATGGAAATTCGATTTACCTGTGGCAGGCAGTGGAGAAGTGAAAATTTGGACCTAGACGCGATCCGCAACTCCATTGCTGAGTTTATTACACCTGACGGGGAGATAGAGGCTGAAGAAATCAGGATAAATGGCAGAGGCCCGGATGATCAGTCGGAAAAGATACGGCTAGTCGAAGAACATTTTCGGGACGAGATGAGTGTTGAGCCAGGTAACTTCAGGATTCTTCCGTATCAGGCACGGGTCCAAAATTTGGAAGCGAGCTATCGCAGGAATCAAGGGGCAATCCGTGAGCTTCGCTCTTAA
- a CDS encoding IS3 family transposase, translating into MDQHKEEHGLNRCLEAIDLPKSTYYYRKNRSDEPSEEEQELMDHIREIIGEHPSYGYRRILPELEERTGQAVNHKRLRRLLSEHELGLARQVSGHSPSPVQEILGDAAGNLNLVAGLDPGPLEAFSTDFTELSYAEGNRKAYLMAVARLESFCGSGLGGRAERESQARHALLEAGSRTDGEPGREARREDHSS; encoded by the coding sequence GTGGATCAGCACAAAGAAGAACACGGACTGAACCGGTGCCTTGAGGCGATTGATCTGCCGAAAAGCACCTACTACTACCGGAAGAACCGCTCGGATGAGCCTTCCGAAGAAGAGCAAGAGCTGATGGACCACATTCGTGAGATTATCGGCGAGCACCCAAGCTACGGCTACCGCCGGATTCTGCCGGAGCTTGAGGAGCGCACCGGTCAGGCGGTCAACCATAAGCGGCTCAGACGGCTTCTTAGCGAGCATGAGTTGGGGTTGGCCCGTCAGGTGTCGGGGCACAGCCCCTCACCCGTGCAGGAGATTCTCGGCGATGCTGCCGGGAACCTCAACCTTGTAGCCGGCCTCGATCCGGGGCCGCTTGAGGCCTTTTCAACCGACTTTACGGAGCTGTCGTACGCGGAGGGAAACCGCAAGGCGTACCTGATGGCCGTGGCCCGTCTGGAGAGCTTCTGCGGGTCCGGGTTGGGCGGTCGGGCCGAGCGGGAATCGCAAGCTCGCCATGCGCTGCTGGAAGCAGGTTCGCGAACGGATGGCGAGCCTGGACGAGAAGCTCGGCGGGAAGATC
- a CDS encoding AAA family ATPase: protein MDSTHLPSFQARPERYYGPQDPLTPLLEKHQDAHPTVQDDVEEWLDVFDLGSDLDVESVAPYLYAASVRRNGGRRYLADLGSGTAQLLPLILKLTVGHPSSVLLLEEPEANLHPNLQSRLADLLVELIGSGHQVLVETHSEYLVRRLQYLVAKGRCDPDSASVLYVDATDSTDTSTPDVRSIFIDEHGQLSEPFGGGFFDEATDLMVDLFKYGSEN from the coding sequence ATGGACTCGACACACTTGCCTTCCTTCCAGGCCCGCCCGGAGCGGTACTACGGCCCTCAAGACCCGCTCACTCCCCTTCTGGAAAAGCATCAAGACGCACATCCGACGGTCCAGGATGACGTGGAGGAATGGCTGGATGTCTTTGACCTTGGGTCCGACCTTGACGTCGAGTCCGTGGCTCCATACCTCTATGCCGCGTCGGTTCGCCGGAACGGAGGGCGCCGGTACCTGGCAGATCTTGGGTCTGGGACGGCGCAGCTCCTGCCCCTCATTCTGAAGCTCACGGTCGGACATCCCTCCAGCGTTTTGCTTTTGGAGGAACCGGAAGCGAACCTCCACCCGAACCTCCAGTCCCGGCTTGCCGACCTGCTGGTGGAGCTCATTGGCAGCGGCCATCAGGTGCTTGTCGAGACCCACAGCGAGTACCTCGTCCGGCGTCTCCAATACCTGGTGGCGAAAGGCCGGTGTGATCCCGACAGCGCCTCGGTCCTCTACGTCGACGCGACGGACAGCACGGACACATCTACGCCTGATGTCCGGTCTATTTTCATTGACGAGCATGGCCAACTAAGCGAACCGTTCGGCGGTGGGTTCTTCGATGAGGCCACAGACCTGATGGTTGATCTCTTCAAGTACGGGAGTGAGAACTGA